A genomic region of Corticium candelabrum chromosome 6, ooCorCand1.1, whole genome shotgun sequence contains the following coding sequences:
- the LOC134181166 gene encoding dynein axonemal assembly factor 1-like has translation MQKELRFLDDRPVFPRERACAEAWEWGGLDAEAEERKRWIDKENKRIMDSVNALAALRLRAQGKSSSAEAISENESRHSSSDDGNEERDEEQDIWDSEDVMVAVNDDLVYNQENKLTMTESNHEVLVESNDSNLDSVSKRCLITEIPDSVEEIILDETRTDERDVRDSEEVIRVREFLLQETRPETASFTESCASCTDTDTYQELETITPDSSFSGGAGNVLLLDSIFTAKDNKPPPSEFLKLTDDNIGDTRVSSRPLIVELDDDDVVDDDDVVDDDDDDDDNDDDDNDDDDDAPEDRDVTSVTANDVLSPSRALIDELAAAVGETEIVDELDSVE, from the exons ATGCAGAAAGAGCTTCGGTTTCTTGATGATCGTCCTGTGTTTCCAAGAGAAAGAGCATGTGCAGAAGCCTG GGAGTGGGGTGGATTGGATGCTGAAGCCGAGGAAAGGAAAAGGTGgatagacaaagagaacaAGAGAATAATGGATAGTGTGAAtg CTCTTGCAGCTCTTCGGCTTCGTGCACAAGGGAAGTCTTCATCAGCTGAGGCTATAAGTGAAAATGAATCGAGGCACAGTAGCAGTGATGATGGCAATGAAGAAAGAGACGAGGAACAAGACATTTGGGACAGTGAAGATGTGATGGTAGCCGTCAATGACGATTTGGTGTATAATCAAGAGAACAAACTGACTATGACAGAAAGCAATCACGAAGTTTTGGTTGAAAGTAATGATTCAAACTTGGACAGTGTGAGCAAGAGGTGTCTGATAACAGAAATTCCTGACTCCGTGGAAGAAATAATACTTGATGAGACAAGAACAGATGAgaga GATGTACGTGACTCAGAGGAAGTTATTCGTGTACGAGAATTCCTTTTGCAAGAGACCAGACCAGAAACAGCCTCGTTTACAGAGAGCTGTGCATCGTGTACAGATACAGATACATATCAAGAACTGGAGACCATTACTCCTGATAGTAGCTTCTCTGGTGGAGCAGGAAATGTGCTGCTTCTAGACTCAATATTTACTGCAAAAGACAATAAACCACCTCCTAGTGAGTTTCTCAAGTTGACAGATGATAACATTGGAGACACAAGAGTGAGTAGTCGCCCTCTAATTGTGGAgcttgatgatgatgatgttgttgatgatgatgatgttgttgatgatgatgatgatgatgatgataatgatgatgatgataacgatgatgatgatgatgcacCTGAAGATCGTGACGTAACCTCAGTAACTGCAAATGACGTTTTGTCTCCATCACGTGCTTTGATTGATGAACTGGCTGCTGCAGTTGGGGAAACGGAAATTGTTGATGAGTTGGACAGTGTGGAATAG